One segment of Gadus chalcogrammus isolate NIFS_2021 chromosome 8, NIFS_Gcha_1.0, whole genome shotgun sequence DNA contains the following:
- the c8h7orf25 gene encoding UPF0415 protein C7orf25 homolog yields the protein MAMQSMLQERIVIAQELLGRVEQLCQRQSQPVEGRAKLCSKLRAELKFLTKVKSGAVQVKESHLHSTNLTHLRAIVETAESLEEVVSLLHVFGYEDDEDSGGGKQSLVVDVVANGGHTWVKAVGRKAEALHNIWQGRGQYGDRSIVSQAEEFVRASGQQPIQYSKPHIIFAFYNGVSSPMADLLREMGVSVRGDIVAVNAVPAVKEEESSEEEEDDEEDDVEGEEDGEQLGAEKDLTHAASEPDEEEDYGDEDEEDDDNEEEADLSQTRVDRDTIVASLAFPTQVKVDACQRANLDITTLISYVSSLSHGHCNFTFREQVLTEQAAQERQHQVLPELKAFMQGKELYACRSAVDDFQVILDTLGGPGEKARAQELLARVRVVPDQPSERTQRLNASAKVNTRSLMIFGTGDSLQAVTMTANSGFVRAAANQGVRYSVFVHQPRALTEGKEWRATAI from the coding sequence ATGGCCATGCAGTCCATGCTGCAGGAGCGCATCGTCATCGCCCAGGAGCTGCTCGGGCGGGTGGAGCAGCTGTGCCAGCGGCAGTCCCAGCCAGTGGAGGGCCGGGCCAAGCTGTGCAGCAAGCTGCGCGCCGAGCTCAAGTTCCTCACCAAGGTGAAGAGTGGTGCGGTTCAGGTCAAAGAGTCCCACCTCCACAGCACCAACCTCACCCACCTGCGGGCCATCGTGGAGACGGCGGAGAGCCTGGAAGAGGTGGTCTCCCTGCTGCACGTCTTTGGCTACGAGGATGATGAGGACAGCGGAGGCGGGAAGCAGTCGCTGGTGGTGGACGTGGTGGCCAACGGCGGACACACGTGGGTGAAGGCGGTGGGCCGCAAGGCGGAGGCACTGCACAACATCTGGCAGGGGCGGGGCCAGTACGGCGACCGCAGCATCGTAAGCCAGGCGGAGGAGTTTGTGCGCGCCAGCGGGCAGCAGCCCATCCAGTACAGCAAGCCGCACATTATCTTTGCCTTCTACAACGGCGTGTCTAGCCCCATGGCCGACCTGCTGCGAGAGATGGGCGTGTCTGTGCGCGGCGACATCGTGGCGGTGAACGCCGTGCCggcggtgaaggaggaggagagcagcgaggaggaggaggacgacgaggaagacGACGTGGAAggtgaggaagatggagagCAGCTCGGAGCAGAGAAGGATCTAACGCACGCTGCTTCTGAACCCGATGAGGAAGAGGATTatggtgatgaggatgaggaggatgatgacaaCGAAGAGGAGGCCGACCTGAGCCAGACCCGGGTGGATCGAGACACCATCGTGGCCAGCCTGGCGTTCCCCACCCAGGTGAAGGTGGACGCGTGCCAGCGGGCCAACCTGGACATCACCACGCTCATCAGCTACGTGTCGTCGCTGAGCCACGGACACTGCAACTTCACCTTCCGGGAGCAGGTTCTGACGGAGCAGGCGGCCCAGGAGCGCCAGCACCAGGTGCTGCCAGAGCTCAAGGCCTTCATGCAGGGCAAGGAGCTGTACGCGTGCCGGTCGGCCGTGGACGACTTCCAGGTGATCCTGGACACCCTCGGGGGCCCCGGGGAGAAGGCCCGTGCCCAGGAGCTGCTGGCCCGGGTGAGGGTGGTCCCGGACCAGCCGTCCGAGCGGACGCAGCGCCTCAACGCCAGCGCCAAGGTCAACACCCGCTCGCTGATGATCTTTGGCACCGGAGACTCGCTGCAGGCCGTCACCATGACGGCCAACAGCGGGTTTGTGCGGGCTGCGGCCAATCAGGGTGTCCGCTACAGCGTGTTTGTGCACCAGCCCCGAGCACTGACCGAGGGGAAGGAGTGGAGGGCCACAGCCATATAA
- the LOC130387728 gene encoding inositol monophosphatase 1-like produces MAEWTECMNFGISVAKQASQVVLDAFKKDKEVMLKSSPADLVTETDQRVEKILISAIKEKYPTHKFIGEESVAAGDRVELTKAPTWIIDPIDGTVNFVHRFPFVAISIAFAVNQQTEFGIVYSLVEDKMYCAQKGKGAFLNGVPLLTSGQEDVNQCLVVTEIGAERDDLALYTMTSNIMRLLKLPVHGVRAVGTAAVDMCLIATGGADVYYHIGMHCWDIAASAIIVQEAGGVVIDTDGSEFDMMSRKVIAASSLPVAKRIAEVVQAFPCRRDDVDPSMCICGASSC; encoded by the exons ATGGCTGAGTGGACAGAATGCATGAACTTCGGTATCTCCGTCGCCAAACAAGCAAGCCAG gtggtgCTGGATGCCTTTAAGAAGGACAAAGAGGTGATGTTGAAGAGCTCTCCAGCTGACCTGGTGACGGAGACCGACCAGCGGGTGGAGAAGATCCTCATCAGCGCCATCAAGGAGAAATACCCCACACACAA GTTCATCGGGGAGGAGTCTGTTGCCGCCGGCGATCGCGTGGAGCTCACCAAGGCCCCCACCTGGATCATTGACCCTATCGACGGAACCGTCAACTTTGTCCACAG GTTCCCCTTTGTGGCTATATCCATCGCCTTCGCCGTCAACCAGCAG ACGGAGTTTGGCATTGTGTACAGCCTTGTAGAAGACAAGATGTACTGCGCCCAGAAGGGGAAGGGAGCCTTCCTCAATGgtgtccccctcctcacctccggACAAGAGG ACGTCAACCAGTGTCTGGTGGTGACAGAGATCGGGGCTGAGCGAGATGACCTGGCTCTGTACACCATGACCTCCAACATCATGAGGCTGCTCAAGCTCCCCGTCCACGG TGTGCGGGCGGTGGGCACGGCGGCGGTGGACATGTGCCTGATCGCCACCGGCGGGGCTGACGTCTACTACCACATCGGCATGCACTGCTGGGACATCGCCGCGTCCGCCATCATAGTCCAGGAGGCCGGGGGCGTGGTCATAGACACTGACG GGTCAGAGTTCGACATGATGTCAAGGAAGGTTATTGCAGCCAGTTCCTTGCCGGTAGCCAAACGGATCGCAGAGGTGGTGCAGGCTTTCCCCTGTCGCCGTGACGACGTGGACCCTTCAATGTGTATATGTGGAGCCAGCAGCTGTTAG